One Ananas comosus cultivar F153 linkage group 1, ASM154086v1, whole genome shotgun sequence DNA window includes the following coding sequences:
- the LOC109711847 gene encoding uncharacterized protein LOC109711847 isoform X1 — protein MGDSAAGTATLLANLRAVRWVSLVLGFGNVCLVLIGACLVLSASPSCSGGLKLSFVFASLAAGARMAYMVSAARAQRATAETIISHVSESSVAADSVVRHERRMRYKRWLWWTRFGMFITTLQFIAALYLMGVVAKDLSSGEFSKTCFSGQDSRDGGWKHTLLITFLVLVWLVVIIQCITGSDVLRWRSFYATHDAAWKAHYREVFDHGIREIFCCLGRTKYLSVLEDDEVYSVARLLGDLMVYRASGTGHLELLAGLALLQKHKQSPVTYSESLEAPEARIQEAALFHQFAEAAYTVRFSNLTLFPVDALVQYFMLFLLQGPLLDFGRNPVLFPCVWLYRQGALTPWTCRRRPILEGDNWWRGHAAAFLKYVNLPPEALRRGRVSQTKREAAYFVVVLHDLKTVVIAVRGTETPEDLITDGLCRECSLTMDDLDGLINSDQLPRHVRDSVLSSFPHYGHSGIVESARELFMKIDGQPGDKGQYCNWRAQCQFDEPLSEITGFLSSLLGMGGECHGYAVRIVGHSLGGSVAALLGMRLYGRYPDLHVYSYGTLPCVDSVVAEACSEFVTCIIYNDEFSARLSVNSIIRLRAAAVRALSNDCSGNSAIISKLVRKILNAKKYNQNGDDRTTPNPSIEDDTEIVEYNHQIHKSHLKYTIKGGVFLCGHAVSCVMNTPNHRDSSNTVDAISEGRAQNNQELHYDQVSSDYRNSNALEGASALNNPVFLQNGFSSFPDNASQVVDDALSMTNVSGGDLPEMYLPGLIIHIVPIPAEKGTSPFWKSWIATDSNLDYKAFVANKESFRDLVVSPYMFLDHIPWRCQHAMQRVLESRRHQGQLSYNSLEADHIV, from the exons ATGGGGGATTCGGCCGCGGGGACGGCGACATTGCTCGCGAATTTGAGGGCGGTGAGATGGGTATCCCTCGTATTAGGGTTTGGGAACGTGTGTTTGGTTCTCATCGGGGCGTGCCTGGTGCTCTCCGCATCTCCGAGCTGCTCCGGCGGGTTGAAGCTATCGTTCGTGTTTGCGTCGCTCGCGGCGGGTGCGAGGATGGCGTATATGGTCTCCGCCGCTAGGGCGCAGCGCGCGACAGCTGAGACGATCATTAGCCATGTATCGGAAAGCTCCGTCGCCGCCGATTCTGTTGTTCGCCATGAGCGGAGG ATGCGATACAAGAGATGGCTTTGGTGGACAAGATTTGGAATGTTCATTACCACATTACAATTTATTGCGGCGCTTTATCTGATGGGCGTTGTAGCAAAAGATCTTTCTTCTGGCGAATTTTCCAAAACGTGCTTCTCAG GGCAGGATTCGAGAGATGGAGGCTGGAAGCACACCCTGTTGATCACTTTTCTTGTTCTTGTGTGGCTTGTGGTCATCATACAGTGTATCACGGGCTCTGATGTGCTAAGATGGAGGTCATTTTATGCAACTCATGATGCTGCATGGAAAGCTCATTACAGAGAGGTCTTTGACCACGGCATTCGTGAAATTTTTTGCTGTCTGGGACGCACAAAGTACCT GAGTGTCTTAGAAGATGATGAAGTTTATTCTGTGGCACGGTTATTGGGTGATCTCATGGTTTACCGTGCATCAGGCACGGGACATCTAGAGCTCCTGgcag GGCTTGCATTGTTGCAAAAACATAAGCAATCTCCAGTTACATACAGTGAATCTTTGGAGGCACCTGAAGCTCGTATTCAAGAAGCAGCTCTTTTCCATCAATTTGCTGAAGCTGCATACACAGTTAGATTCTCCAACCTTACACTGTTTCCCGTTGATGCTCTGGTGCAATACTTCATGTTGTTTTTATTGCAGGGACCACTGCTAGACTTTGGAAGGAATCCTGTTCTGTTTCCGTGTGTGTGGCTCTACCGACAAGGGGCTTTAACTCCCTGGACTTGTAGAAG GCGACCTATTCTTGAAGGTGATAATTGGTGGAGAGGCCATGCTGCCGCTTTTCTGAAGTATGTTAATTTGCCCCCAGAAGCTCTTCGACGGGGTCGCGTTAGTCAG ACAAAGCGTGAAGCTGCTTATTTTGTTGTCGTTCTACATGATCTAAAAACTGTAGTCATTGCTGTACGTGGCACTGAGACACCTGAAGACCTTATTACTGATGGTTTGTGTAGGGAGTGCTCCCTTACAATGGATGATCTGGATGGACTGATAAA TAGCGATCAGCTACCACGACATGTGCGAGATAGTGTTCTCTCCTCTTTTCCACATTATGGGCATTCTGGAATTGTTGAATCCGCTCGAGAGCTTTTCATGAAAATTGATGGACAACCTGGAGACAAAGGTCAATATTGTAATTGGAGAGCACAATGTCAATTTG ATGAACCACTATCAGAGATAACTggatttctttcttctttgctGGGAATGGGAGGTGAATGTCATGGTTATGCTGTACGTATTGTAGGGCATTCATTAGGTGGTTCTGTTGCGGCGCTGCTTGGAATGAGG TTGTATGGCAGATATCCAGACTTACATGTATATTCCTATGGAACCCTTCCATGTGTGGACTCTGTCGTAGCAGAAGCATGCTCAGAGTTTGTTACTTG CATCATATACAATGATGAATTCTCCGCTCGCCTATCAGTTAACTCAATCATAAGGCTACGAGCTGCTGCCGTCCGAGCTCTTTCCAATGATTGCTCTGGAAATTCAGCAATAATAAGCAAACTTGTCAGGAAAATTTTAAACGCAAAGAAGTACAATCAGAACGGGGATGATCGTACGACTCCCAATCCATCTATCGAGGATGACACCGAGATAGTCGAGTACAATCATCAAATCCACAAGAGTCATCTCAAGTACACTATCAAAGGTGGGGTCTTTCTATGTGGTCATGCAGTATCCTGCGTGATGAATACACCCAATCACCGAGATTCCTCGAATACGGTTGATGCAATTAGTGAAGGTAGGGCACAAAATAATCAAGAGCTACATTATGACCAGGTGTCTTCTGATTATCGGAATTCCAATGCTTTAGAGGGTGCAAGCGCCTTAAACAATCCTGTTTTCCTGCAAAATGGTTTTTCGTCCTTTCCGGATAATGCATCGCAAGTGGTGGATGATGCCTTATCCATGACAAATGTCTCAGGAGGAGATTTGCCAGAGATGTACCTGCCAGGCCTCATCATTCATATAGTCCCAATACCGGCAGAGAAAGGCACCTCTCCTTTTTGGAAAAGCTGGATTGCTACAGATAGTAATCTAGATTATAAGGCTTTTGTGGCAAATAAGGAAAGCTTCAGGGATCTTGTTGTATCGCCCTACATGTTCCTCGATCATATTCCATGGAG GTGTCAGCATGCTATGCAAAGAGTATTGGAATCCCGAAGACACCAAGGTCAACTCAGTTATAATTCGCTCGAAGCAGATCACATCGTGTGA
- the LOC109711847 gene encoding uncharacterized protein LOC109711847 isoform X2, with product MGDSAAGTATLLANLRAVRWVSLVLGFGNVCLVLIGACLVLSASPSCSGGLKLSFVFASLAAGARMAYMVSAARAQRATAETIISHVSESSVAADSVVRHERRMRYKRWLWWTRFGMFITTLQFIAALYLMGVVAKDLSSGEFSKTCFSGQDSRDGGWKHTLLITFLVLVWLVVIIQCITGSDVLRWRSFYATHDAAWKAHYREVFDHGIREIFCCLGRTKYLSVLEDDEVYSVARLLGDLMVYRASGTGHLELLAGLALLQKHKQSPVTYSESLEAPEARIQEAALFHQFAEAAYTVRFSNLTLFPVDALVQYFMLFLLQGPLLDFGRNPVLFPCVWLYRQGALTPWTCRRRPILEGDNWWRGHAAAFLKYVNLPPEALRRGRVSQTKREAAYFVVVLHDLKTVVIAVRGTETPEDLITDGLCRECSLTMDDLDGLINSDQLPRHVRDSVLSSFPHYGHSGIVESARELFMKIDGQPGDKDEPLSEITGFLSSLLGMGGECHGYAVRIVGHSLGGSVAALLGMRLYGRYPDLHVYSYGTLPCVDSVVAEACSEFVTCIIYNDEFSARLSVNSIIRLRAAAVRALSNDCSGNSAIISKLVRKILNAKKYNQNGDDRTTPNPSIEDDTEIVEYNHQIHKSHLKYTIKGGVFLCGHAVSCVMNTPNHRDSSNTVDAISEGRAQNNQELHYDQVSSDYRNSNALEGASALNNPVFLQNGFSSFPDNASQVVDDALSMTNVSGGDLPEMYLPGLIIHIVPIPAEKGTSPFWKSWIATDSNLDYKAFVANKESFRDLVVSPYMFLDHIPWRCQHAMQRVLESRRHQGQLSYNSLEADHIV from the exons ATGGGGGATTCGGCCGCGGGGACGGCGACATTGCTCGCGAATTTGAGGGCGGTGAGATGGGTATCCCTCGTATTAGGGTTTGGGAACGTGTGTTTGGTTCTCATCGGGGCGTGCCTGGTGCTCTCCGCATCTCCGAGCTGCTCCGGCGGGTTGAAGCTATCGTTCGTGTTTGCGTCGCTCGCGGCGGGTGCGAGGATGGCGTATATGGTCTCCGCCGCTAGGGCGCAGCGCGCGACAGCTGAGACGATCATTAGCCATGTATCGGAAAGCTCCGTCGCCGCCGATTCTGTTGTTCGCCATGAGCGGAGG ATGCGATACAAGAGATGGCTTTGGTGGACAAGATTTGGAATGTTCATTACCACATTACAATTTATTGCGGCGCTTTATCTGATGGGCGTTGTAGCAAAAGATCTTTCTTCTGGCGAATTTTCCAAAACGTGCTTCTCAG GGCAGGATTCGAGAGATGGAGGCTGGAAGCACACCCTGTTGATCACTTTTCTTGTTCTTGTGTGGCTTGTGGTCATCATACAGTGTATCACGGGCTCTGATGTGCTAAGATGGAGGTCATTTTATGCAACTCATGATGCTGCATGGAAAGCTCATTACAGAGAGGTCTTTGACCACGGCATTCGTGAAATTTTTTGCTGTCTGGGACGCACAAAGTACCT GAGTGTCTTAGAAGATGATGAAGTTTATTCTGTGGCACGGTTATTGGGTGATCTCATGGTTTACCGTGCATCAGGCACGGGACATCTAGAGCTCCTGgcag GGCTTGCATTGTTGCAAAAACATAAGCAATCTCCAGTTACATACAGTGAATCTTTGGAGGCACCTGAAGCTCGTATTCAAGAAGCAGCTCTTTTCCATCAATTTGCTGAAGCTGCATACACAGTTAGATTCTCCAACCTTACACTGTTTCCCGTTGATGCTCTGGTGCAATACTTCATGTTGTTTTTATTGCAGGGACCACTGCTAGACTTTGGAAGGAATCCTGTTCTGTTTCCGTGTGTGTGGCTCTACCGACAAGGGGCTTTAACTCCCTGGACTTGTAGAAG GCGACCTATTCTTGAAGGTGATAATTGGTGGAGAGGCCATGCTGCCGCTTTTCTGAAGTATGTTAATTTGCCCCCAGAAGCTCTTCGACGGGGTCGCGTTAGTCAG ACAAAGCGTGAAGCTGCTTATTTTGTTGTCGTTCTACATGATCTAAAAACTGTAGTCATTGCTGTACGTGGCACTGAGACACCTGAAGACCTTATTACTGATGGTTTGTGTAGGGAGTGCTCCCTTACAATGGATGATCTGGATGGACTGATAAA TAGCGATCAGCTACCACGACATGTGCGAGATAGTGTTCTCTCCTCTTTTCCACATTATGGGCATTCTGGAATTGTTGAATCCGCTCGAGAGCTTTTCATGAAAATTGATGGACAACCTGGAGACAAAG ATGAACCACTATCAGAGATAACTggatttctttcttctttgctGGGAATGGGAGGTGAATGTCATGGTTATGCTGTACGTATTGTAGGGCATTCATTAGGTGGTTCTGTTGCGGCGCTGCTTGGAATGAGG TTGTATGGCAGATATCCAGACTTACATGTATATTCCTATGGAACCCTTCCATGTGTGGACTCTGTCGTAGCAGAAGCATGCTCAGAGTTTGTTACTTG CATCATATACAATGATGAATTCTCCGCTCGCCTATCAGTTAACTCAATCATAAGGCTACGAGCTGCTGCCGTCCGAGCTCTTTCCAATGATTGCTCTGGAAATTCAGCAATAATAAGCAAACTTGTCAGGAAAATTTTAAACGCAAAGAAGTACAATCAGAACGGGGATGATCGTACGACTCCCAATCCATCTATCGAGGATGACACCGAGATAGTCGAGTACAATCATCAAATCCACAAGAGTCATCTCAAGTACACTATCAAAGGTGGGGTCTTTCTATGTGGTCATGCAGTATCCTGCGTGATGAATACACCCAATCACCGAGATTCCTCGAATACGGTTGATGCAATTAGTGAAGGTAGGGCACAAAATAATCAAGAGCTACATTATGACCAGGTGTCTTCTGATTATCGGAATTCCAATGCTTTAGAGGGTGCAAGCGCCTTAAACAATCCTGTTTTCCTGCAAAATGGTTTTTCGTCCTTTCCGGATAATGCATCGCAAGTGGTGGATGATGCCTTATCCATGACAAATGTCTCAGGAGGAGATTTGCCAGAGATGTACCTGCCAGGCCTCATCATTCATATAGTCCCAATACCGGCAGAGAAAGGCACCTCTCCTTTTTGGAAAAGCTGGATTGCTACAGATAGTAATCTAGATTATAAGGCTTTTGTGGCAAATAAGGAAAGCTTCAGGGATCTTGTTGTATCGCCCTACATGTTCCTCGATCATATTCCATGGAG GTGTCAGCATGCTATGCAAAGAGTATTGGAATCCCGAAGACACCAAGGTCAACTCAGTTATAATTCGCTCGAAGCAGATCACATCGTGTGA
- the LOC109711847 gene encoding uncharacterized protein LOC109711847 isoform X3: MGDSAAGTATLLANLRAVRWVSLVLGFGNVCLVLIGACLVLSASPSCSGGLKLSFVFASLAAGARMAYMVSAARAQRATAETIISHVSESSVAADSVVRHERRMRYKRWLWWTRFGMFITTLQFIAALYLMGVVAKDLSSGEFSKTCFSGQDSRDGGWKHTLLITFLVLVWLVVIIQCITGSDVLRWRSFYATHDAAWKAHYREVFDHGIREIFCCLGRTKYLSVLEDDEVYSVARLLGDLMVYRASGTGHLELLAGLALLQKHKQSPVTYSESLEAPEARIQEAALFHQFAEAAYTGPLLDFGRNPVLFPCVWLYRQGALTPWTCRRRPILEGDNWWRGHAAAFLKYVNLPPEALRRGRVSQTKREAAYFVVVLHDLKTVVIAVRGTETPEDLITDGLCRECSLTMDDLDGLINSDQLPRHVRDSVLSSFPHYGHSGIVESARELFMKIDGQPGDKGQYCNWRAQCQFDEPLSEITGFLSSLLGMGGECHGYAVRIVGHSLGGSVAALLGMRLYGRYPDLHVYSYGTLPCVDSVVAEACSEFVTCIIYNDEFSARLSVNSIIRLRAAAVRALSNDCSGNSAIISKLVRKILNAKKYNQNGDDRTTPNPSIEDDTEIVEYNHQIHKSHLKYTIKGGVFLCGHAVSCVMNTPNHRDSSNTVDAISEGRAQNNQELHYDQVSSDYRNSNALEGASALNNPVFLQNGFSSFPDNASQVVDDALSMTNVSGGDLPEMYLPGLIIHIVPIPAEKGTSPFWKSWIATDSNLDYKAFVANKESFRDLVVSPYMFLDHIPWRCQHAMQRVLESRRHQGQLSYNSLEADHIV, encoded by the exons ATGGGGGATTCGGCCGCGGGGACGGCGACATTGCTCGCGAATTTGAGGGCGGTGAGATGGGTATCCCTCGTATTAGGGTTTGGGAACGTGTGTTTGGTTCTCATCGGGGCGTGCCTGGTGCTCTCCGCATCTCCGAGCTGCTCCGGCGGGTTGAAGCTATCGTTCGTGTTTGCGTCGCTCGCGGCGGGTGCGAGGATGGCGTATATGGTCTCCGCCGCTAGGGCGCAGCGCGCGACAGCTGAGACGATCATTAGCCATGTATCGGAAAGCTCCGTCGCCGCCGATTCTGTTGTTCGCCATGAGCGGAGG ATGCGATACAAGAGATGGCTTTGGTGGACAAGATTTGGAATGTTCATTACCACATTACAATTTATTGCGGCGCTTTATCTGATGGGCGTTGTAGCAAAAGATCTTTCTTCTGGCGAATTTTCCAAAACGTGCTTCTCAG GGCAGGATTCGAGAGATGGAGGCTGGAAGCACACCCTGTTGATCACTTTTCTTGTTCTTGTGTGGCTTGTGGTCATCATACAGTGTATCACGGGCTCTGATGTGCTAAGATGGAGGTCATTTTATGCAACTCATGATGCTGCATGGAAAGCTCATTACAGAGAGGTCTTTGACCACGGCATTCGTGAAATTTTTTGCTGTCTGGGACGCACAAAGTACCT GAGTGTCTTAGAAGATGATGAAGTTTATTCTGTGGCACGGTTATTGGGTGATCTCATGGTTTACCGTGCATCAGGCACGGGACATCTAGAGCTCCTGgcag GGCTTGCATTGTTGCAAAAACATAAGCAATCTCCAGTTACATACAGTGAATCTTTGGAGGCACCTGAAGCTCGTATTCAAGAAGCAGCTCTTTTCCATCAATTTGCTGAAGCTGCATACACA GGACCACTGCTAGACTTTGGAAGGAATCCTGTTCTGTTTCCGTGTGTGTGGCTCTACCGACAAGGGGCTTTAACTCCCTGGACTTGTAGAAG GCGACCTATTCTTGAAGGTGATAATTGGTGGAGAGGCCATGCTGCCGCTTTTCTGAAGTATGTTAATTTGCCCCCAGAAGCTCTTCGACGGGGTCGCGTTAGTCAG ACAAAGCGTGAAGCTGCTTATTTTGTTGTCGTTCTACATGATCTAAAAACTGTAGTCATTGCTGTACGTGGCACTGAGACACCTGAAGACCTTATTACTGATGGTTTGTGTAGGGAGTGCTCCCTTACAATGGATGATCTGGATGGACTGATAAA TAGCGATCAGCTACCACGACATGTGCGAGATAGTGTTCTCTCCTCTTTTCCACATTATGGGCATTCTGGAATTGTTGAATCCGCTCGAGAGCTTTTCATGAAAATTGATGGACAACCTGGAGACAAAGGTCAATATTGTAATTGGAGAGCACAATGTCAATTTG ATGAACCACTATCAGAGATAACTggatttctttcttctttgctGGGAATGGGAGGTGAATGTCATGGTTATGCTGTACGTATTGTAGGGCATTCATTAGGTGGTTCTGTTGCGGCGCTGCTTGGAATGAGG TTGTATGGCAGATATCCAGACTTACATGTATATTCCTATGGAACCCTTCCATGTGTGGACTCTGTCGTAGCAGAAGCATGCTCAGAGTTTGTTACTTG CATCATATACAATGATGAATTCTCCGCTCGCCTATCAGTTAACTCAATCATAAGGCTACGAGCTGCTGCCGTCCGAGCTCTTTCCAATGATTGCTCTGGAAATTCAGCAATAATAAGCAAACTTGTCAGGAAAATTTTAAACGCAAAGAAGTACAATCAGAACGGGGATGATCGTACGACTCCCAATCCATCTATCGAGGATGACACCGAGATAGTCGAGTACAATCATCAAATCCACAAGAGTCATCTCAAGTACACTATCAAAGGTGGGGTCTTTCTATGTGGTCATGCAGTATCCTGCGTGATGAATACACCCAATCACCGAGATTCCTCGAATACGGTTGATGCAATTAGTGAAGGTAGGGCACAAAATAATCAAGAGCTACATTATGACCAGGTGTCTTCTGATTATCGGAATTCCAATGCTTTAGAGGGTGCAAGCGCCTTAAACAATCCTGTTTTCCTGCAAAATGGTTTTTCGTCCTTTCCGGATAATGCATCGCAAGTGGTGGATGATGCCTTATCCATGACAAATGTCTCAGGAGGAGATTTGCCAGAGATGTACCTGCCAGGCCTCATCATTCATATAGTCCCAATACCGGCAGAGAAAGGCACCTCTCCTTTTTGGAAAAGCTGGATTGCTACAGATAGTAATCTAGATTATAAGGCTTTTGTGGCAAATAAGGAAAGCTTCAGGGATCTTGTTGTATCGCCCTACATGTTCCTCGATCATATTCCATGGAG GTGTCAGCATGCTATGCAAAGAGTATTGGAATCCCGAAGACACCAAGGTCAACTCAGTTATAATTCGCTCGAAGCAGATCACATCGTGTGA
- the LOC109711847 gene encoding uncharacterized protein LOC109711847 isoform X4: MGDSAAGTATLLANLRAVRWVSLVLGFGNVCLVLIGACLVLSASPSCSGGLKLSFVFASLAAGARMAYMVSAARAQRATAETIISHVSESSVAADSVVRHERRMRYKRWLWWTRFGMFITTLQFIAALYLMGVVAKDLSSGEFSKTCFSGQDSRDGGWKHTLLITFLVLVWLVVIIQCITGSDVLRWRSFYATHDAAWKAHYREVFDHGIREIFCCLGRTKYLSVLEDDEVYSVARLLGDLMVYRASGTGHLELLAGLALLQKHKQSPVTYSESLEAPEARIQEAALFHQFAEAAYTGPLLDFGRNPVLFPCVWLYRQGALTPWTCRRRPILEGDNWWRGHAAAFLKYVNLPPEALRRGRVSQTKREAAYFVVVLHDLKTVVIAVRGTETPEDLITDGLCRECSLTMDDLDGLINSDQLPRHVRDSVLSSFPHYGHSGIVESARELFMKIDGQPGDKDEPLSEITGFLSSLLGMGGECHGYAVRIVGHSLGGSVAALLGMRLYGRYPDLHVYSYGTLPCVDSVVAEACSEFVTCIIYNDEFSARLSVNSIIRLRAAAVRALSNDCSGNSAIISKLVRKILNAKKYNQNGDDRTTPNPSIEDDTEIVEYNHQIHKSHLKYTIKGGVFLCGHAVSCVMNTPNHRDSSNTVDAISEGRAQNNQELHYDQVSSDYRNSNALEGASALNNPVFLQNGFSSFPDNASQVVDDALSMTNVSGGDLPEMYLPGLIIHIVPIPAEKGTSPFWKSWIATDSNLDYKAFVANKESFRDLVVSPYMFLDHIPWRCQHAMQRVLESRRHQGQLSYNSLEADHIV; the protein is encoded by the exons ATGGGGGATTCGGCCGCGGGGACGGCGACATTGCTCGCGAATTTGAGGGCGGTGAGATGGGTATCCCTCGTATTAGGGTTTGGGAACGTGTGTTTGGTTCTCATCGGGGCGTGCCTGGTGCTCTCCGCATCTCCGAGCTGCTCCGGCGGGTTGAAGCTATCGTTCGTGTTTGCGTCGCTCGCGGCGGGTGCGAGGATGGCGTATATGGTCTCCGCCGCTAGGGCGCAGCGCGCGACAGCTGAGACGATCATTAGCCATGTATCGGAAAGCTCCGTCGCCGCCGATTCTGTTGTTCGCCATGAGCGGAGG ATGCGATACAAGAGATGGCTTTGGTGGACAAGATTTGGAATGTTCATTACCACATTACAATTTATTGCGGCGCTTTATCTGATGGGCGTTGTAGCAAAAGATCTTTCTTCTGGCGAATTTTCCAAAACGTGCTTCTCAG GGCAGGATTCGAGAGATGGAGGCTGGAAGCACACCCTGTTGATCACTTTTCTTGTTCTTGTGTGGCTTGTGGTCATCATACAGTGTATCACGGGCTCTGATGTGCTAAGATGGAGGTCATTTTATGCAACTCATGATGCTGCATGGAAAGCTCATTACAGAGAGGTCTTTGACCACGGCATTCGTGAAATTTTTTGCTGTCTGGGACGCACAAAGTACCT GAGTGTCTTAGAAGATGATGAAGTTTATTCTGTGGCACGGTTATTGGGTGATCTCATGGTTTACCGTGCATCAGGCACGGGACATCTAGAGCTCCTGgcag GGCTTGCATTGTTGCAAAAACATAAGCAATCTCCAGTTACATACAGTGAATCTTTGGAGGCACCTGAAGCTCGTATTCAAGAAGCAGCTCTTTTCCATCAATTTGCTGAAGCTGCATACACA GGACCACTGCTAGACTTTGGAAGGAATCCTGTTCTGTTTCCGTGTGTGTGGCTCTACCGACAAGGGGCTTTAACTCCCTGGACTTGTAGAAG GCGACCTATTCTTGAAGGTGATAATTGGTGGAGAGGCCATGCTGCCGCTTTTCTGAAGTATGTTAATTTGCCCCCAGAAGCTCTTCGACGGGGTCGCGTTAGTCAG ACAAAGCGTGAAGCTGCTTATTTTGTTGTCGTTCTACATGATCTAAAAACTGTAGTCATTGCTGTACGTGGCACTGAGACACCTGAAGACCTTATTACTGATGGTTTGTGTAGGGAGTGCTCCCTTACAATGGATGATCTGGATGGACTGATAAA TAGCGATCAGCTACCACGACATGTGCGAGATAGTGTTCTCTCCTCTTTTCCACATTATGGGCATTCTGGAATTGTTGAATCCGCTCGAGAGCTTTTCATGAAAATTGATGGACAACCTGGAGACAAAG ATGAACCACTATCAGAGATAACTggatttctttcttctttgctGGGAATGGGAGGTGAATGTCATGGTTATGCTGTACGTATTGTAGGGCATTCATTAGGTGGTTCTGTTGCGGCGCTGCTTGGAATGAGG TTGTATGGCAGATATCCAGACTTACATGTATATTCCTATGGAACCCTTCCATGTGTGGACTCTGTCGTAGCAGAAGCATGCTCAGAGTTTGTTACTTG CATCATATACAATGATGAATTCTCCGCTCGCCTATCAGTTAACTCAATCATAAGGCTACGAGCTGCTGCCGTCCGAGCTCTTTCCAATGATTGCTCTGGAAATTCAGCAATAATAAGCAAACTTGTCAGGAAAATTTTAAACGCAAAGAAGTACAATCAGAACGGGGATGATCGTACGACTCCCAATCCATCTATCGAGGATGACACCGAGATAGTCGAGTACAATCATCAAATCCACAAGAGTCATCTCAAGTACACTATCAAAGGTGGGGTCTTTCTATGTGGTCATGCAGTATCCTGCGTGATGAATACACCCAATCACCGAGATTCCTCGAATACGGTTGATGCAATTAGTGAAGGTAGGGCACAAAATAATCAAGAGCTACATTATGACCAGGTGTCTTCTGATTATCGGAATTCCAATGCTTTAGAGGGTGCAAGCGCCTTAAACAATCCTGTTTTCCTGCAAAATGGTTTTTCGTCCTTTCCGGATAATGCATCGCAAGTGGTGGATGATGCCTTATCCATGACAAATGTCTCAGGAGGAGATTTGCCAGAGATGTACCTGCCAGGCCTCATCATTCATATAGTCCCAATACCGGCAGAGAAAGGCACCTCTCCTTTTTGGAAAAGCTGGATTGCTACAGATAGTAATCTAGATTATAAGGCTTTTGTGGCAAATAAGGAAAGCTTCAGGGATCTTGTTGTATCGCCCTACATGTTCCTCGATCATATTCCATGGAG GTGTCAGCATGCTATGCAAAGAGTATTGGAATCCCGAAGACACCAAGGTCAACTCAGTTATAATTCGCTCGAAGCAGATCACATCGTGTGA